In one Corallococcus sp. EGB genomic region, the following are encoded:
- a CDS encoding bifunctional acetate--CoA ligase family protein/GNAT family N-acetyltransferase: MDEQRPASPPARTDPSIDLLHQRTRQPLEVLFAPRSVAVVGASERPGSVGRTVLWNLISSPFGGTVYPVNPQRPNVLGIKAWPSLRALPEAVDLAVIVTPAKSVPAIIRECAEVGVKGAIIISAGFKETGPEGVKLEQEVLRIAQAANLRIIGPNCLGVMRPTGGFNATFAKGMARPGNVAFISQSGALLTSILDWSLREAVGFSAFVSVGSMLDVGWGDLIDFLADDPMTRSILLYMESIGDARAFLSAAREVALTKPIIVIKAGRTAQAAQAAASHTGTLAGSDEVLSAAFRRAGVLRVDSIEDLFHMAEVLARQPRPSGRRLTLLTNAGGPAVLATDALVSGGGELAVLSDDTRAKLDAFLPPPWSHANPVDILGDADAERYAKALETTGADPNSDGLLVILTPQDMTEPTQTADRLKGYAKLPGKPVLASWMGGSEVAAGERILNDAGIPTFGYPDTAARIFNYMWRYSDNIAGLYETPTLAEEPTGGGRDVARTLVDEARAAGRTLLSEYESKRLLAAYGIPTVETWLATTEDEAVEKARALGFPVVLKLHSLTVTHKTDVGGVRLDLRDEARVRDAYRAIRDALTARGLQDAFHGVTVQPMAKLDGYELILGSSLDAQFGPVLLFGAGGTLVEVMQDRALGLPPLNTTLARRMMERTRIHHALLGVRGRAPVDLGALERLMVRFSQLVVEQRFIRELDINPLLVSGERLLALDARVVLHPPDVPASALPRLAIEPYPYQYAKMLTLKNGEHLLVRPIRPEDEPAMNVFHQALSEQTVFMRYAGLMKLSQRVAHERLARICFNDYAREMALVAVRPSPDGKGGGEILAVGRLTRLRGTKDGEFAITVSDPAQRLGLGTELLRRLVDIGKDWGLRRIVADILARNRGMQAVSKKLGFTLVEHEELAPDMVKAVKVLNG; the protein is encoded by the coding sequence ATGGACGAGCAACGCCCCGCCTCGCCGCCGGCCCGGACGGACCCCTCCATCGACCTGCTCCACCAGCGGACCCGCCAGCCGCTGGAGGTCCTCTTCGCGCCCCGCAGCGTCGCGGTGGTGGGGGCGAGCGAGCGTCCCGGCAGCGTGGGGCGCACCGTCCTCTGGAACCTCATCAGCAGCCCGTTCGGGGGGACGGTCTACCCGGTCAACCCGCAGCGGCCCAACGTGCTCGGCATCAAGGCGTGGCCTTCCCTGCGCGCGCTGCCGGAGGCCGTGGACCTGGCCGTCATCGTCACCCCCGCGAAGTCCGTTCCGGCCATCATCCGCGAGTGCGCGGAGGTCGGCGTCAAGGGCGCCATCATCATCTCCGCGGGCTTCAAGGAGACGGGCCCGGAGGGCGTGAAGCTGGAGCAGGAGGTGCTGCGCATCGCGCAGGCCGCGAACCTGCGCATCATCGGGCCCAACTGCCTGGGCGTGATGCGCCCCACGGGCGGCTTCAACGCCACCTTCGCCAAGGGCATGGCCCGCCCGGGCAACGTGGCCTTCATCAGCCAGTCCGGCGCGCTGCTCACCTCCATCCTCGACTGGAGCCTGCGCGAGGCCGTGGGCTTCAGCGCCTTCGTCTCCGTGGGCTCCATGCTGGACGTGGGCTGGGGAGACCTCATCGACTTCCTCGCGGATGATCCGATGACGCGCTCCATCCTGCTCTACATGGAGTCCATCGGCGACGCGCGCGCCTTCCTGTCCGCCGCGCGAGAGGTGGCCCTCACCAAGCCCATCATCGTCATCAAGGCCGGCCGCACCGCGCAGGCCGCGCAGGCCGCCGCGTCCCACACCGGCACGCTCGCCGGCAGCGACGAGGTGCTCTCCGCCGCCTTCCGCCGCGCGGGCGTGCTGCGCGTGGACTCCATCGAGGACCTCTTCCACATGGCGGAGGTGCTGGCGCGCCAGCCCCGGCCCTCCGGCCGCAGGCTCACGCTGCTCACCAACGCGGGCGGCCCCGCGGTGCTCGCCACGGACGCGCTCGTGTCCGGCGGCGGTGAGCTGGCCGTGCTGTCCGACGACACCCGCGCGAAGCTGGACGCTTTCCTCCCGCCGCCGTGGAGCCACGCCAACCCGGTGGACATCCTGGGAGACGCGGACGCGGAGCGCTACGCGAAGGCGCTGGAGACCACCGGCGCGGACCCCAACAGCGACGGCCTGCTCGTCATCCTCACCCCGCAGGACATGACGGAGCCCACGCAGACGGCGGACCGCCTCAAGGGCTACGCGAAGCTGCCCGGCAAGCCGGTGCTCGCGAGCTGGATGGGCGGAAGCGAGGTCGCCGCCGGTGAGCGCATCCTCAACGACGCGGGCATCCCGACCTTCGGCTATCCGGACACCGCGGCCCGCATCTTCAACTACATGTGGCGCTACTCGGACAACATCGCCGGCCTCTACGAGACGCCCACGCTGGCGGAGGAGCCCACCGGCGGAGGCCGCGACGTGGCGCGCACCCTGGTGGACGAGGCCCGCGCCGCCGGCCGCACGCTCCTGTCTGAATACGAGTCCAAGCGCCTGCTGGCCGCCTACGGCATCCCCACCGTGGAGACGTGGCTCGCCACCACCGAGGACGAGGCCGTGGAGAAGGCCCGCGCGCTGGGGTTCCCGGTGGTGCTCAAGCTGCACTCGCTCACGGTGACGCACAAGACGGACGTGGGCGGCGTGCGGCTGGACCTGCGCGACGAGGCGCGCGTGCGCGACGCGTACCGCGCCATCCGCGATGCGCTCACGGCGCGGGGGCTCCAGGACGCGTTCCACGGCGTCACCGTGCAGCCCATGGCGAAGCTGGACGGCTACGAGCTGATCCTGGGCAGCAGCCTGGACGCGCAGTTCGGACCGGTGCTGCTCTTCGGCGCGGGCGGCACGCTGGTGGAGGTGATGCAGGACCGGGCCCTGGGCCTGCCGCCCCTCAACACCACGCTGGCGCGACGGATGATGGAGCGCACGCGCATCCACCACGCGCTCTTGGGCGTGCGCGGCCGGGCTCCCGTGGACCTGGGCGCCCTGGAGCGGCTGATGGTCCGCTTCAGCCAGCTGGTGGTGGAGCAGCGCTTCATCCGCGAGCTGGACATCAACCCGCTGCTCGTCTCCGGCGAGCGCCTGCTGGCGCTGGACGCGCGCGTGGTGCTGCATCCTCCGGACGTCCCGGCCTCGGCGCTTCCCCGGCTCGCCATCGAGCCGTACCCGTACCAGTACGCGAAGATGCTCACGCTGAAGAATGGCGAGCACCTGCTGGTGCGCCCCATCCGCCCGGAGGACGAGCCCGCGATGAACGTGTTCCACCAGGCCCTGTCCGAACAGACGGTGTTCATGCGCTACGCGGGCCTGATGAAGCTCAGCCAGCGCGTGGCCCACGAGCGCCTGGCGCGCATCTGCTTCAACGACTACGCGCGGGAGATGGCGCTCGTCGCGGTGCGCCCGTCGCCGGACGGGAAGGGAGGGGGGGAGATCCTCGCGGTGGGCCGGCTCACGCGCCTGCGCGGCACCAAGGACGGGGAGTTCGCCATCACCGTCAGCGACCCCGCGCAGCGGCTGGGGCTGGGCACGGAGCTCCTGCGGCGGCTGGTGGACATCGGGAAGGACTGGGGCCTGCGCCGCATCGTCGCGGACATCCTCGCGCGCAACCGCGGCATGCAGGCCGTCAGCAAGAAGCTGGGGTTCACCCTCGTGGAGCACGAGGAGCTGGCCCCGGACATGGTCAAGGCCGTGAAGGTGCTCAACGGCTGA
- a CDS encoding NmrA family NAD(P)-binding protein gives MSIVINTPNGNIGRPLVQRLLKAGRKVTVISRTPEKIADLVKLGAKVVQGSLDEQATLDAALAGAEALFWLSPPAIRPDFNAWATANGQRAAQAVKAHGVKRVVLISSVGAQNGPGTGPVSVMKPLEEAFQAAAPNVVSLRAGFFMENLLRDVDSLVKAGAIFSVSPETKPLPMVATADIAAKAAEYLLDTSWTGHRCVGVHGPKDLTYPEVASILTEVLGQPVKYVRVGLEDLRKGMTGAGMPAFAVDNFVEMYGALLDGRMDPAEPRSKETTTPTTLAQFASTVLKPLVERARAS, from the coding sequence ATGTCCATCGTCATCAACACCCCGAACGGCAACATCGGTCGTCCCCTCGTGCAGAGGCTCTTGAAGGCGGGCCGGAAGGTCACCGTCATCTCTCGCACCCCGGAGAAGATCGCGGACCTGGTGAAGCTGGGCGCGAAGGTGGTGCAGGGCTCCCTCGACGAGCAGGCCACGCTGGACGCGGCGCTCGCTGGCGCGGAGGCGCTGTTCTGGCTCTCACCGCCCGCCATCCGCCCGGACTTCAACGCTTGGGCGACGGCGAACGGCCAGCGGGCCGCGCAGGCCGTGAAGGCGCATGGCGTGAAGCGCGTGGTGCTCATCTCCAGCGTCGGCGCGCAGAACGGGCCGGGCACGGGGCCGGTGTCCGTGATGAAGCCCCTGGAAGAGGCCTTCCAGGCGGCGGCCCCGAACGTCGTCAGCCTGCGCGCGGGCTTCTTCATGGAGAACCTGCTGCGCGACGTGGACAGCCTGGTGAAGGCCGGCGCCATCTTCAGCGTGAGCCCGGAGACGAAGCCCCTCCCCATGGTCGCCACGGCGGACATCGCGGCGAAGGCCGCCGAGTACCTGCTCGACACGTCGTGGACGGGCCACCGCTGCGTGGGCGTGCACGGGCCCAAGGACCTCACCTATCCGGAGGTCGCGAGCATCCTCACCGAGGTGCTGGGCCAGCCCGTGAAGTACGTGCGGGTGGGGCTGGAGGACCTGCGCAAGGGCATGACGGGCGCGGGCATGCCGGCCTTCGCGGTGGACAACTTCGTGGAGATGTACGGCGCCCTCCTGGACGGGCGCATGGACCCGGCCGAGCCTCGCTCGAAGGAGACCACCACGCCCACCACGCTGGCGCAGTTCGCCAGCACCGTGCTCAAGCCCCTGGTGGAGCGGGCGCGCGCGTCGTAG